A single bacterium DNA region contains:
- a CDS encoding DUF6011 domain-containing protein, whose amino-acid sequence MSDHCQICGRRLSNPVSIANHAGPVCHPRSRSLRLGRRRARKPRKGQLELFKERDGAE is encoded by the coding sequence ATGAGCGACCATTGCCAAATCTGCGGCAGACGCTTGAGCAACCCGGTGAGCATCGCGAACCACGCGGGGCCCGTCTGCCATCCCCGCTCCCGCTCGCTTCGGCTGGGCAGGCGCCGGGCACGGAAGCCGAGAAAAGGGCAGTTGGAGCTGTTCAAGGAAAGGGACGGTGCAGAATGA